GGCAACATAGTTGCGGAGCTGGCATCTacatccacaatctaaaaacaaaaattattttaaaatgggCATGTGtattaaaaagtataaataaaagtataatgCTCTACAAAGACTGGCACAATTAAGAAAAGATGTATTTTAAATCATCAATTATACCAAAGTATAATACATTCAAATTCAGTAATTCAGAACCTGATAAACCATGGATGGTCAGatcaatttacattatttacaAGTTCTAAAAGAGCCTTTTTTGTACATGCTAGTCTTCATAAGcagcaacaataaaataatatacgtACCCCTCTTAATTCTATGTCGAGATTGTACCTTGAATTTTCTTCAGGAAAATATAAGTCTACTGTTAGATGTACTGGATTCAATTTTATGAATGACGAATCTGGATTATACTTTTTAGCATAAACTGATACAATAACATGTGTTCCAGTTTGGTGCCAATCCATTCTACACTTTACCTTTTTATTACTAGCACCCTAAATAAGGCAATTTATAAGgtattaaaatcaatttatgtgagatttatatattataagatTAATATTAATGCATTTACATTTATACACTTTTTTACCTTTTGAACCCATACATGATTTCCTTGGGAACATCCAGGTTGCTCCAAGAAAACAGCAAAATCAGTTGTCTTCTTTTGACAGCAAGACCAGTATTTCAATCCTTCGTGAAAGATTGGTACTCCAGGATGATATGTACAAACTTCATCATTAGATGCTGGACCTTGATAAGTTCTTTTGcacgaattatttttacaacttTGTCCAATAGCTATACTATTTACATCTTTTTTTGTGCTGTCCAATACCGTAAGTCCCTGAATTTGTTCTAATAAAGCTGGAGAAACTGTAGGCTTTAATGTAACTTGTGGAGACTCAAATGGAGGACGCTCTAACGCTGGTGTACTATTCAAAGGCTTGACGGAGACTTCTATAACCTCATTTGCCTTTGATTTGTCTACTACTGGCTTTGGCAGCTCTGGTGGTTTAATGTTCGAATGTTTTGATTTTGTGCAACCTTTGATACTTAAGAATTCTGTAAAGTCTGTACATTTTTTGTTACAACAGGACCACCCTTTGTAAGCATCATGGAAGACTGGATGACCAGGGTGATGTTGGCaatcttcaaaaaaatatattttaaatttaataaaaaaattgtaagaccaataaaatttgtcaaattttattatattatataaacaatatttaaatatgtaaatTTGAATCGACATGAATGTGTAGCAAttgaatatataaaaaagaagacATTAGAAAATATAGATTACAAATACCTtctttgttattattgttggggtcaaatttttttccacaaCCCCGATTATAACAAATTTCTAAATTGTTGTCGTCTGCCATCGTGAGTGAATTTTATTGTGTGCAGTTTCTTCaactatttattttactcTGCCGGCATTTACCGCGAAGATTCTAGTACGTTCGTCTCAAAAATAAACGCCTGATGCGTGATGCCCTGATGATGCTTGCACTCGCGAGCTGTAGGTaatgtgtatataatatacgcaTGCATGTGTTCATCTGTATAGAATTATAGATGCGCGAGCATTCGCATTTCGCATCGACATATGCGAGTATAGTAGGATTGTATTGTTCGATTATGACAATCGGACAGATCTAGTTCAGTTCTGGACCGAAACTGATTTTCATAATCGAACAAACCTTATGACGACATGGAGCGGGATCTTTGAATAATCGAACGAGCATAGAAAATCCCTCTCATTCGCGAAATTACTTATTAACGTAAATAAAGTACGCAAGAATTTTAGGTTAAAGACTAGTAAGTATACTCTTCTCCGTACTTTTATGACTTTTTATGATCTTCCTTCTTTCCAGGTATTCTAAATCTacgcaaaatttttattccgAATGACAGTATTTGGAGTGTACGTtttgttcttatttttattttaaataaagtattgcTTCGCTATTTCaatctattatattatttttaagtgcaaaaaatgtatgtaatttttttacttaaaagAGTTAGGAGATTATTTGGAGTCGAAGCGCATCTTTAATCTAAAACTactgtgtattttttttatttacgtatAATAAGCAATTTCGCGAATGAGAGAGCATTTCTACCCATTCGATCATTCAAAGATCCCGCCCCATGTCGCCATctatctgtgtgtgtgcgtgcatatgtatgtatatatatatatatatatatatatataggtatatatattgtatgtTGGATCATGGGCCGTGTAACACACATAAatacatacctatatatatatatattttatttttataggttatgtTACCAATGTGTACAAAAACTGACTCCAGTCTCCACATGCGGGCATGTGTTGGAGAGTTGAGCAGGCGATATATGCCGGGCTGCACCAAACGAAAAACCACGTGGGTTATTTTTCGCAAATTGCCATGTACAATTGTAATTTTAGTTAATCATGTTATAATAATGCCAGATTttgaaaacacttattttaaacatcaaataaaaacttaaaagTTTACAtcttatttatatacatatatacatatatatatacacactgcgAAGAAGAACAATGGGTCTTACCAAACAATATTTGAGATACGTTCCTGGaggaaatataaatttaatagcTGATAGTAATTGTAACATAGTATTTGTAACATTAGAAGGTCAGGAAGGAAGATTTGTAGCTGTTGGTGCTTGTGAACATGTTTACATTTGGGATCTTCGTCTTGGAGAAAAAGTATGAAAaagttcattaattttttctttcttatactttggttttaaacaatttcttGATTTCCTTGTGTAGGTGCAAGTATTATCTGGTGAAAAAGCTAATGTAACATGCTTAGCTGCTTCTCCCAATAAAAGGCAGATAGCTGCAGGCTATGATGATGGCTCTGTGAAGACTTTTGACTTGCGTTCGGCTGAAAATGTGAGTGTATTTGTTGGACATCACTCTGAAGTCACATCCCTGGCATATGATCATTTAGGACATCATTTAGTATCAGGATCAAAGGTTAATTTGCAAAACTTCCACAATTTATCGTAAATTAAACTAAAATTGAAGCATTAATGTATcattaaattgttaaattatAATTCAGGATACGGATATCATTGTTTGGGACGTTGTTGCAGAAAATGGAATATGTAGATTAGTGGGACATAAAGGTGTTATAACTAAAGTTGCCTTTATGCGTGATCATAACATTGTCATTAGTTCTAGTAAagatacatttataaaattctgGGACCTTGACAATgagcataattttaaaactcttATAGGTCATCGTTCCGAGGTaactttttgattttttaaaaatcttcaTATTGattagatattatttttaatactaaatcttaTTACAGGTTTGGGGATTTACATTAGTTAAAGATGACGAGTATTTGGTATCCGGATGCAATGATCGTGAATTGCAtatatggaaaatttattttactgatgctCTAAAATCAGACGGTAATATTGAATTACCTAATTTAGCCATAGAAGATGATGGCGATGAAGCAGACATGGTAAAAAtaggaatttgtttttaaagagACAAGCTTCGTAAAagctaaataaaataaactataCTAATAAGTTTGTAGAAATTTTCTTATGCAAACAATCAatttaaaaccttttttaacTTAATGAAATGAGTGTTATAATGATCATTggcttaaaataaattattcatatttttaataccataatttatagatattttcaagtattttagttaaaaaataaattgattgCTTCATATAAAACAAATCCTGCAAGCTTGTTAGTGGAACTTTATTGAGTATTTAAGCCATTGCTAGTTCATTTCAATGCAATC
The sequence above is drawn from the Nasonia vitripennis strain AsymCx chromosome 4, Nvit_psr_1.1, whole genome shotgun sequence genome and encodes:
- the Chordc1 gene encoding cysteine and histidine-rich domain (CHORD)-containing 1, coding for MADDNNLEICYNRGCGKKFDPNNNNKEDCQHHPGHPVFHDAYKGWSCCNKKCTDFTEFLSIKGCTKSKHSNIKPPELPKPVVDKSKANEVIEVSVKPLNSTPALERPPFESPQVTLKPTVSPALLEQIQGLTVLDSTKKDVNSIAIGQSCKNNSCKRTYQGPASNDEVCTYHPGVPIFHEGLKYWSCCQKKTTDFAVFLEQPGCSQGNHVWVQKGASNKKVKCRMDWHQTGTHVIVSVYAKKYNPDSSFIKLNPVHLTVDLYFPEENSRYNLDIELRGIVDVDASSATMLPTKTEIKLRKKEPGSWSKLDIPRQITTEEPEETAEDNITSQVDAVDLSDI